Proteins encoded by one window of Amaranthus tricolor cultivar Red isolate AtriRed21 chromosome 4, ASM2621246v1, whole genome shotgun sequence:
- the LOC130810504 gene encoding phosphoribosylglycinamide formyltransferase, chloroplastic: MMGAQNLQLQPSTNALAPSTKNFEGLITPFLQPTKFNRLRLTSAISRIRSTRRQSLCAVISQKVDDVRVSLRRHDEKLNGKRLAVFVSGGGSNFKALHAATLNGLILGDVVVLVTNKEDCGGATYAKENDIPVVLFPRTKESSPSELVTTLRKFNVDFILLAGFLKLIPVELVQQFPKRILNIHPSLLPAFGGKGYFGMKVHKAVIASGARYSGPTIHFVDEEYDTGRILAQRVVPVCAFDTPENLAARVLQEEHQLYVEVVAALCEDRIIWRDDGVPLIQSKEDPQHYS; the protein is encoded by the exons ATGATGGGAGCTCAAAATTTACAATTGCAACCTTCCACAAACGCATTGGCACCATCTACAAAGAATTTTGAAGGCTTGATCACCCCTTTTCTTCAGCCCACCAAATTCAATCGTTTGCGGCTCACTTCAGCAATTTCTAGAATTAGAAGCACTAGAAGACAATCCTTGTGTGCAGTCATCTCCCAAAAAGTTGACGACGTTCGTGTCAGTTTGAGACGTCATGACGAGAAACTTAATGGGAAAAGATTGGCTGTTTTCGTGTCTGGTGGAGGTTCCAATTTCAAGGCACTTCACGCAGCGACACTTAATGGATTGATACTAGGAGATGTTGTTGTGTTGGTAACCAACAAAGAAG ATTGTGGAGGAGCAACTTatgcaaaagaaaatgatattccAGTTGTTTTGTTTCCAAGGACAAAAGAATCATCTCCTAGTGAACTTGTAACTACTCTCAG GAAATTCAATGTGGACTTTATACTTCTTGCTGGTTTTCTAAAGCTTATACCAGTTGAATTGGTTCAGCAATTTCCTAAGAGAATTCTAAATATACATCCTTCACTTCTACCAGCTTTCGGTGGCAAAGGCTACTTTGGGATGAAGGTTCACAAGGCAGTTATTGCTTCTGGGGCTAG ATACTCTGGCCCTACAATCCATTTTGTTGATGAGGAGTATGACACTGGGCGGATCCTTGCTCAGCGAGTTGTGCCTGTGTGTGCTTTTGACACTCCAGAAAACCTAGCAGCCAGAGTATTGCAGGAG GAGCATCAGTTATATGTGGAGGTAGTGGCAGCATTATGTGAAGACAGGATAATTTGGCGAGATGATGGTGTCCCCCTCATCCAAAGTAAAGAAGACCCACAACATTACAGCTAA
- the LOC130810294 gene encoding uncharacterized protein LOC130810294: MVKTVVGEEIRLQLAEDHLAQSAIPAQVGLVIGKLNSKLDKGFIFDLVPTPANDDGDPPCSIIEPQKPEKKKGASKSRSFADSSLFIDGDWVAEHARQVSRLLLGGVKVVGVYVWAGETVFKQSTLALCQTVKGVADAVPFVENDLDEMLLLHISYSPRRWTCRNCSLSSNITASSLRPCDFKMGRVFNSLQTFRCIYNVYLRLPISRASLSTTKMLNDVLMDGISTLTKELKSAKAIVDGNLVDVTTDKLCTSTNVHEVELLLPPMKDASLEANSQKDVVGILVYSGAVCSYSYLNSKESVSQAVADIKEDIIISLRSRLDMISDEAERQITVSSEDVSETNIEMLKVESVYQITRQPLRKQCILPFPRRVFIPWLAGTFICDYLLPTETFEALKDHFVELLSMEAPEDVSTFVQPENEHPSLAAKSFWDAAAPLYKSLDSAQNESRSREIAKKGDSRKSTAGSFNAAFAGLVLLIAVIFGSLFYAKSSR, from the exons ATGGTGAAAACAGTCGTAGGAGAAGAAATCCGTCTTCAATTAGCAGAAGATCATCTTGCTCAATCTGCTATTCCTGCTCAG GTAGGATTGGTGATtggtaaacttaattccaaattaGATAAAGGGTTTATCTTTGATTTGGTTCCTACACCTGCTAATGATGATGGAGATCCTCCTTGCTCCATTATTGAACCTCAAAAACCTGAAAAGAAAAAGGGTGCTTCCAAGTCTAGATCTTTTGCTGATTCTTCTCTTTTTATTGATGGAGATTGGGTTGCCGAACATGCTCGTCAG GTTTCAAGGTTGCTGTTAGGTGGTGTTAAGGTAGTTGGTGTCTACGTATGGGCTGGTGAAACTGTCTTCAAGCAATCAACATTAGCTCTTTGTCAG ACTGTTAAGGGAGTAGCAGATGCAGTACCTTTTGTGGAGAATGATCTTGACGAGATGTTGCTTCTTCACATATCTTATAGTCCTAGAAG GTGGACATGTCGAAACTGTTCTCTCTCTTCTAATATAACTGCAAGTAGCCTTCGACCTTGTGATTTTAAAATGGGAAGGGTTTTCAATTCCCTCCAAACTTTTCGGTGCATCTACAATGTTTATTTGAG ATTGCCAATTTCTCGTGCAAGCCTGTCGACTACCAAAATGTTGAATGATGTATTGATGGATGGAATTTCAACTCTTACCAAGGAGCTCAAAAGTGCAAAAGCAATTGTTGATGGCAATTTG GTTGATGTAACTACGGACAAGTTATGCACATCTACTAATGTGCATGAAGTTGAACTGCTCTTGCCTCCTATGAAAGATGCCTCGTTGGAAG CCAACAGTCAAAAGGATGTTGTCGGTATTCTTGTGTATTCCGGTGCAGTATGCTCTTATTCCTATCTGAACTCAAAAGAATCCGTATCACAAGCCGTGGCTGATATTaag GAAGATATCATCATTAGCTTGCGAAGTAGATTGGATATGATCTCTGATGAGGCCGAGAGACAAATTACTGTATCTTCTGAAGATGTTTCTGAAACGAACATAGAAATGTTGAAAGTAGAATCTGTCTACCAGATTACCCGACAGCCTTTGAG AAAGCAATGCATACTGCCGTTTCCGCGGAGAGTTTTCATACCTTGGCTAGCTGGCACCTTCATTTGTGACTACCTTTTACCAACCGAAACTTTTGAG GCCCTTAAAGATCACTTTGTCGAGTTGCTATCAATGGAAGCTCCGGAAGATGTGTCCACATTCGTGCAACCAGAAAATGAACACCCAAGCTTGGCTGCAAAATCATTCTGGGATGCGGCAGCACCCTTGTATAAATCACTTGATTCTGCTCAAAATGAAAGTAGGAGCCGAGAAATTGCAAAGAAGGGTGATTCCCGAAAATCAACTGCCGGAAGTTTTAACGCTGCGTTTGCTGGTCTTGTTCTTCTCATTGCAGTTATATTTGGTTCACTGTTCTATGCTAAGAGCtctagatga
- the LOC130810295 gene encoding phosphoglycerate mutase-like protein 1, with translation MTIISLPSSVLGNTSFSICCCYSFKYFNNSHHKIFYNYSYSYTKNNNIFCSSFSNFSNLHNFLPSSSFLCLASPSPVMDSSAGQGLYPLHHCKTLHWVRHAQGFHNVAGDKDYEAYKSYDYLDASLTLLGWGQVDNLRKHVQASGLSKKIELVITSPLTRTMQTAVGVFGGGGYSDGVDVTPLMVANVEGSDRPAISSFGCPPFLAVELCREHLGVHPCDKRRSKSKYETLFPAIDFSLIESDEDTWWKEDVRETDEEVAERGMKFMKWLWTRKEKEIAIVSHSGFLFHTLGNFGSDCHQVMKKEICKHFANCELRSMVFVDKGMASSNSPATNFPGKIPNGPDLPSDVAKEKL, from the exons ATGACGATCATCTCTCTTCCTTCCTCCGTTCTTGGGAATACTAGTTTTTCTATTTGTTGTTGCTActcctttaaatattttaataactcccaccataaaattttttataattactcCTATTcctatactaaaaataataacattttttgttcttcCTTTTCCAAtttctccaatctccataatTTCCTTCCCAGTTCTTCTTTCCTTTGTTTGGCTTCTCCCTCTCCAG TAATGGATAGTTCAGCTGGTCAAGGACTCTACCCATTGCATCATTGCAAAACTCTTCATTGG GTGAGACACGCGCAAGGATTCCATAATGTTGCCGGAGACAAAGACTATGAGGCGTACAAATCTTATGACTATCTTGATGCAAGCCTAACTTTGCTTGGATGGGGGCAG GTTGATAACTTGCGGAAGCATGTTCAAGCAAGTGGACTTTCGAAGAAAATTGAGTTGGTGATCACATCTCCTTTGACGAG GACCATGCAAACTGCCGTTGGTGTCTTTGGAGGCGGTGGATATTCCGATGGTGTAGATGTTACACCACTCATGGTGGCAAATGTTGAGGGCAGTGACCGCCCTGCAATTTCAAGCTTTGGTTGCCCTCCCTTCCTAGCTGTTGAACTTTGCCGTGAACACTTG GGAGTTCATCCTTGCGATAAAAGGAGGAGTAAGAGCAAGTATGAAACTCTCTTTCCTGCAATTGATTTCTCTCTG ATAGAAAGCGATGAGGACACATGGTGGAAGGAGGATGTGCGCGAGACGGATGAAGAAGTTGCTGAAAGAGGAATGAAGTTTATGAAATG GTTGTGGACCaggaaggagaaggagattGCTATTGTTAGCCACAGCGGATTCTTGTTTCACACACTTGGTAATTTCGGAAGTGATTGTCATCaagtaatgaaaaaagaaatatgtaaACA CTTTGCAAACTGTGAACTACGCTCAATGGTCTTTGTCGACAAAGG TATGGCGAGTTCCAATTCTCCAGCCACAAACTTCCCCGGAAAAATACCAAATGGACCCGATCTTCCTAGTGATGTTGCAAAGGAGAAGCTCTAG